In Chiroxiphia lanceolata isolate bChiLan1 chromosome 11, bChiLan1.pri, whole genome shotgun sequence, the genomic window ACACTGGGAGGAAATCAGAAGTTGTTTTCCAGTGCTGAAAGAGGAACCAACCCATTGCTCCCGAAATGCTTCACGGAAATGGATTCTTGGGgtttgttcagttttattttaattgcagtgAGGGCTTGCAAAACCACAGGATTTagtgcaaggaaaaaaacctacgAACTAGAGCATCTTCACAGATGACCAGGAGAACTCCATGAAAGAGCagtgctgccacagcacaggTGGTGAGACCTCAAAGCGGGGCAGGAGCCTGTCCATTCCTAGCCACCAAATACACCCAAACCAGAAGAACTACACGAACGAAAAGCAACATTCTGGGGGGACACACACGGGCTGGGAGACCTGCCCTGCTCATTGGAATAGAAGGATACGAGCAATAATTGACTTTAAAGCTGCCCGTGgtaagaagcagcagcacagtgcaaCCTGCTGCCCCAGGACCTGTGTTGGCTGAGGGTTTAACTGGTGCACTATGGAGTTTTGCTGATAGACAGGGATGTGGGGCACTGTCACGGTGCTGAGGCTGCCTCTCATCTGCCATGGGGTAAatcccaggcagtgctgccaaAGCCACCGGGACTGCCCCGGCTCCaccacagcagggctgagctgggatgcCTCACCCCTTCAGCGGTGGGGAGAAGGCCTGGCAGGGTTTGCATTTCTGAGGAGCACCCAGAAACCCAAGTGCCTCCCAGAACCAGGCTGAGGAGCAGTGACCACCCAGCTCCATGTGGGGAGAAACCTGTATTGGCCCTGCTTGAAATCAGACCCAGCAACACAGTGAAGGGGGAGCCAAAGCGTGGTAAAGTCATCATGTCTCGTCTCATCTTCTTTCACCTTCTCCCACCAGAGGGACAGGCTGGGCGCTAGAGAGGCCAAGCAGCACCTTTCCTGGGAGACTCTGCACTCCCTGCACCCAGCCCAGGTCTTCATCAtccagctgcttcccctgcCCCAAGCCAGCATCCCAGCAGGTAGAGATGGGCAAGGGACACAAAGCTCATCCCCCGGGCACGTAAAGGAGAAGCTGGGTTGGGGACACAGAGCGGGGTGCAGCCTgcaccctccctgctccttgaCAGCCCTTCCTGGTGGGTGGCGAAGCTGCTTTCACAATGGTTTCCTGTGAAAAGCCTGCACCAGGAAGCTCCCCACTTAggcttcttgaaaaaaaaaaaaatatatgtctCTGCAGGAAATTGCTTCTTGAAAAACAGCCTGGCCGCCGGGGAGAAGCTGCTGAGGAACTGACGTGcgcagggggagggagggcgaGGATCCTCAATCTACAGAGCTCAGAAAGCACCAACAGGGCCTGCACTCCATGTCTTGGGCCATCCTGCTCTTGTCCGACTCTTTGCTGAGAAGGAAGGGCTTTTTTGGCCTACAAAAGCAGGAATGATTATAAATAAGGTATGTAGGTATGTATTCAACTCCATGCTGTGCAGTCTGCATCCAGTACATGCCTGAGAAGGACTTGAGAGGAGATGTTATTAGTTTTTAAGTCACATAAATATCCTGTCCTGCTCCATCATTGCAGTGACAGATTTTGGAGGGTCCAATGCCAAAGGGAGGATCAGAGCTGCCAACTCCTCTGGTCCTCTGCGGGGGAGGATTTTGTAAGGGTGGTGACACACGGCTTCCAGACCTGCTCATTTAAACCTCATTGCTAAAAGGATAAATAATCTTAAATATTCTCTAGAGTTCTTCCTCTGGAAAGAGCCTGGAGCCCAGGAAGCAGAGGCAGGGAATGGAAGTGGTTGTTGCTCAAGgatgttttcccagtttaatTAGGTTGGAGCTGCCCTCCCTTGATGTCAGAGCCCTTGGAGGCTCTTGGCTTCTGCTGAAACATGAGCCCCCTTTCTGGGTTTCATAGAAAGCATGGAGACCTCATGAGTTTTCATGTAACCAGCTATTCCTTACAAAGCATTGTGAAAAAAGCTGGGCCAATATTAcccagaaaaatcacttttggCTTTACGGACTGGATTTTTTGCACGAAGATGGAAGCACAGCCCTTTCTGTAAAAATTCAGGGGTTTCCTCAAACCCTGAAGATGGAGCCAGACTTTTCTTGTGTGCCCAGGGAAGGCAATGGGAACAAATTGAAGCATGGGAAATGACAGTTCACTttttctctgtgagggtggtcaaacGCTGcatcaggttgcccagagaagctgtggggtGTCCATTATTTGGAGATACTGGGATACCCAACTGGGATAAGGTACCTGCTCTAACAGGCACTGCTATGAGATACAAGCTGGACTGGACACTCCTCAGAGGGACTCCCCGCCTCAGCccctctgagctgctgtgacCACTATGAGATGACAACAGCCCCCAGCTGCCCAGACACTGCACGTGCCCTCTGGCTTTTGCACAGGAGGGGTTGCTTACTTCTTCTGCAGGAACATGACAGAGAACAATTTAGCAGTCTTTGGAGCAGAATTCAGTGACACATTGACTTGAAAGGCTCCAGCTGTGCAGCAAAAGTGCATCTCAGACTGGCAAATGTTGTCcatttaatagagaaaaaatgGCACCACCCCAGGACCTGAGATGCCGGTTCCATGCGCTTGTGGCTGCCTTGTGCTTCACAAGATGCTCCCTGAAGGTTTCTCCTCGTGGGGGTTCTTGCCCAGCCTTCATCCATCTGCTGTACTGGGGCAGTAGGGCAGAAGGTCTTTGCCAGggctcagcaccctcacaggaTGGAGCCCAAGGGAGACTTTTCCCTGAAGTGGGGCTGCGTTGGGAAGGGTGAATCTGTTCCCATGGCCGAGTTGGATGCCTGCAGTGTCAGAGCTGGTGCTCCACAGGGCTGGGTTGCCGCAGACAGGACACTTGGACCCTCCTGCTGAGCATTTGTGGGTGAAGGGCTTCGCCAGGCCAAAGTCATCTGACACTTTTCCCGGGGGTGGGTGAAGTTAATGAGTCCGGATTAGGCACTGCGGAGGCTGGGGAGCTGGATTTCTGCTGAATATATATGAAGGCAAATGTAAATTCTAAACTTTCTAGGGAGTATTTTTACCCTGGCTCAGTGTTAACATTGATAAAAATAGTCACAAATTAGTGCAGGAGTAGAAAGTAAaattggggctttttttttttccactgttaaAACCATGCATCTGTTCTCTACCAAGAGTTAACCTCTTACATGCATTAATGAAACATGGGGTAAACCATCAACAAGTGCCCTCTCCTGACAAAATAACTCCTACTTCAATTCAGtaattaggaagaaaaactgaagttaaacaaaaagtcttttttttttttttttttaagatagaaaAATGTGATTCAGTCCTAGAAATTCAGCACTGCAAGAGGATGTTAACATCACTCCAGCCCACCTGCCTGTTTCCCTAGCACCCAAACGCTTGCAAAGGTGATGGGAGGTGCCAGCCCCATTCTGCAGATGGGAAGAGTGCAGTACAGAAAATTGTGATTTCACTCAACGTCACAGAGTGATGGAGaagctgccctgccctggcagcccacGCTACCTGAGCAAATTCCCAGCTGAAATTCTGCTCACACAACACTGCTTTGAGCTGCTAGTCCAACATTAAACTTCCAGGGAGGAGCTTCCTCTCTTAGTACTGATTGATATTTGGCCACAGGCATCTGAGACAGGTGAAGACTCCTGTTAGAAGGAGCTTAGTAGCTTTATGGATTGATATCTGGGCCACAAATCATACCTGATACCTCTTATTAGATGTAGCAAACAGCTGAGTGAGCAGTGAGAAGGTAAGTCCTGGGAAGGTTTAGCTGCTACAGCCCAGATTTGTTGTGGGAGAGGCTGCTTTCACAGCTGAGACTGGAAGGAAAATCCTTTTGGGGTGCAATGTTGTGGAGAAAGTGcatgttaaaaagaaagaaaagctttccagACATTCATTTTTAAGAAGAAGATGTGTGTTAACTTCTGACCAGCTTCTAATTAGCTTTACTCTTCAAATCCTTGGGAACCCCAGCCCTCACCTAAGCTGTAGGTACCCCACTGGGGGGTGTGTGTTCCCTTGGGGTGTGACACTTTCTGCCCTTTACTCATATTTTGGCTCCTCCCTTGGCTCAAAGTAGCGTCCATCACATCCTTGGGAGCGATGCCACCGCAGGGGGTGTCAGGGCCTGGCTTTGGGCAGACATCTGCTGACAATGCACTTCCCTTGTGTTCTGCCATGACTCATGGTCTTTGTTTCTAGAACATAAAAACATGGCCTGTGGGCTCTGCAGTCAGAGAACCTGGGAAAGGAGAGGTGGTGGTGATGGAAACGGGGAACCTGAGATGGCACCTGTGTTGGCATCACGGGAGATGGGGACAGATGGAGACAAAAGCAGTGTGAAGCCGAGCCAGCAAAATGTGGCCGTGGGCATGAGGAAGTTGCCTGGTCACTGTACTGGGCATCAAGTAGAAAGTCTGTTGGAGGAGAGAGTCTTTCCACAGCAGAAAAGCAACCAGAGGGATGCACACAACCTGCATTAGAAACCCAGGGCCAGTTGTGGTGGCACAGAACAGAGATGATGGCATccccaggctccccagagaagcggtcatggcaccaagcctgccagagctcaaaAAGCATTTGACCAGTGCTCTCAGgaacatggtgggattcttggggtgctcctgtgctcctaggagttggacttgatgatccttgtgggtctcttctGGCTCAGGATATACTATGATTCTAGGCATCCACGTGTAGAGGGGTTATTGCTTTGGGCTGTCCTTGTCACAAGCACTTGGGACTCTGGAGCTGAGCAGAAAGCTGCCCATTCATTTCTGGACATGTGCTGATCTTCTGCCTGTGAGCAAAGCCTCCTACAGAGTGAGACAAACACCACCAAGATCCCTGaggccctgccagcccagctgggctgaaGGAGGTGCTGATGCACCTGACCCCAGCCTGCATGCTATGTTTTGGGAAACCTCGCGGGATCGAGGTCCCTTCTTCTTGGGAGGGGACTCGAGGGAATGCCCAGGACTCTCTGTAGAGGAGAGATCTCTTCTCTGACGGGAGAACACCCCCGCTGGATGTCAGCCCCTGGAGGATGCAGAGCCTGGCAGGATGGTCCCTTTGGCTTTGGCTGAGGCGCACTTTGAGCGGCTGACTCCAGAGGGCAGCACGGCGACGGGCTGGCACCGACCGCTGCCCGtgcccgccgcccgccgcgctgCCCGTGCCTGACGCGGGCTTGCAGGGGGGACCCACCAGCATGACCCCTACCCCTGAGGGCCCGGAGAAGGGAGAGGCGAGGGGAAGCTCTTCCTATGTCCCTCAGCTCCTGGCTGGGCAGGTAGAAGATGTCACACAGGCGTTAAGTGACGGTTTTTACTTTCGCCCTCGTCAGGGCGAAATCTGGTCTTGCCTCTGCAGGTGATGTGCCTGGAGCCTGTCCCGAAACTTGTGTGGTTGCTGATGCGACCGCAGAGTGGAGGTGAAACGTTTCTCCTTTGGTTTCACAGGACCGCACGCCGGCGGTTACACCTGCCTCCCTCGCACCACCAAAAACGAGTCCCCGTAAGATTTCTGGGCTGTTTTCAGCACAACAAAGACTTTAGACCCAGATTTAAGTTCTTTGCACAACCCGCTGCTGTTCCCCTTGTGAATTGAAGGTGCTTTGATAAACATTCTGAAAGGTCAGCTATTTTCACTGTGCCTGTGGCTTGCATAAGAACCTCAACATCCTCTGCTGCAAGAGCAGCGTTAGGAACTTCCTACTGCCACACTGAATCACAATAGCTTCCCACAGCAACCAGTGGTAAAAATAAACCAGGCAAAGGGGAAGTGGACAGCTTCTGCTGTTCCGCTTTCTCGGGCACACTTGAGTCACACAAAAAAGGCGATGTAGAACAAGGCGTTTATTTTGCTGATGCCAATGAAATCCATGAGCGGTTCAGAGCGTGGCCCCCCTGAAATCGCAGAGTGTTTTGCAATGAGATGCTCGTTGTGCTCAAAGTTAAGCATGTGCTCAAGTCTTGAGTCGGTATTTTCACTAGAATCCAGACTTAGGAATTAGACTAAAAGGAGGCAGGGACCTCAGCGCAGCTGAGTGCTGCCTTTGTGCTAAAGGCACGAGAATACAGCCTTCTTGGGATATTTGATGTCTTGAGGGTATATAACAGACCACTGAGGAGACAGTGGCTCCGTAATGGTTTCAGTTCTAGATTTTGGCTTTAAGAAGAGCAGATTTTGACTGGATAAAAAGCATCTTCAAATACAATTCAATTTGAAATTTTGCCTTGAGACAATGTCATTTGGACAGCACCGTTTTAAATGATACTACAACTAAgattctgtgtgtgtgcacgtgttTGTTTGTGTGAGGGGGAGTGTTTTAAGAGCAATATCTCTCCTCTTACACAAGTTACAGCCCAGATCTTGACATTCAGccaactgagaaaaaaacccttttgagaCCTAGTCAGGTTGCTGAGCCTGAGAATCTGCTGGTGAGACAGACTCTGACTCTTCCCTTTGTAACAGTGTTGGCTAAGAAAGTTTACAGTAAGTCGCTAAAGACATGAAAACTTCgaggggaaagaaggaatggCTCATCTGTCCCAGACCAGGGAGAAGGAACAGTTCCCCCTCCCACTCATGCCCACGAGAGTTTGGAAAGCAAGGGATTGTAGGATAACCCAGGCGACAAGGGACCACAGGAGGGCTCCAGTCAAACCTCCTGCTGAAAGCTGGGTCAGCCCTGAGGTCAGCCCAGGTTACTTGGGGATTTGCCGAGCTGGAACTCGGCATGGATGGAGATTGCgcaacctctctgagcaacccaCCCGTGTTTGACTGTCTGCATGGTGAAAATAGATTGCAGTAGAAGTGGCTCATACAGAACCACGTTTTTAATGTCATCCTGctcattaaaaagagaaagatcaAATCTATTTTGTAACAGGAACAGTTTGTGTGGGGCACAGAAAACTTCTGGTACCAGAGGACTGATTCACACGAAAAGGCACGTAAAAAGATGGAAGGAAACCAAAGGATGCCTCCAGTTACATTCCTGTCCTGAAATTTCAGTCTTGCAGCACAAAACGTTTGTATTTATAGCAGTGGATACCAGCAGGGAAGATactctaaaaataaacagggaTGAACggataaaataatatattttcggataaaattatttgttttgaagCTCATCCTGAGAACGAAAGGGAATGCGGAAGCTTAATGAGTCCcagtgggttttattttggaaCTGTGCGCCGCTGTCAAAGACCGAGGGAGGGCTCGGCACGACCCACTCAAAACCCAGGAGGGCCTCCACGCCCGCCGGCCCGTGGACCGGGTCACCTCACCCCCCGAAGTTTTTGTTAAACTCCAGCCCGCAATCCAGCGGAGGTGAGCGCGGGCAGCCCCGGCGGGACCCGCTGTGTCCGTCGGCGGCACCGCCGCCCCCTTCCCGCGCtcggcccccgccgccgccccgcccctgCCCCTGTGTGGCCACGCCCATGCCCAAATATGGCTGCCCCGCTGCCCAAGGCCGCGTCTCATTGGCTCTGGGGGCGTGTCGGGGGCGGGGCCtcgcgggcgggggcggggccgccccgccctGTGCGTGTGCGCGGTGCCGCCCGCGCCGCTCCGGCCGCTGCGGGCGGGGCTgagccgcccggccccgccgccgccccgcctCCCGAGGCATGACACGCCGAGCCGCCGGCGAAGCCCCGCTTTAATTGAGGCCGCCGGGATGGGGCGCAGCGCGTAGGGCAGAGCGGGGGCCGCCGCGCTCCGGGCCGCAGCAGCGCGCACCCCACGGCCGTGCCGAGCGGAGCCGCGTCCGGCGCAGCGCAAGGACCGACCGGCGGGAGCGGGGGCCGCGTCCGGACGCCGCGTGGGTGGCCGGTGGGGCCGGGCGCTTGGCGGCCGCCGCTGCCGAGCCCCATGAAAACGCAGGTCTGGGGGAGCTCCCCGCGGGCGCCCATGGCTGCGGCGATGCCGTGCAAGAGCGCGgagtggctgcaggaggagctggagtcGGGCGGCGGCCgctcgctgctgctgctcgaCTGCCGCCCCCACGAGCTCTTCGAGAGCTCGCACATCGAGACGGCCATCAACCTGGCCATCCCCGGGCTCATGCTGCGCCGCCTCAAGAAGGGCAACCTGCCCATCCGCTCCATCATCCCCAACCACGAGGACAAGGAGCGCTTCGTCAAGCGCTGCAAGGCCGACACCGTGCTGCTCTACGACGAGGCCACCGCCGACTGGCAGGACAGCGGCGCCGCCACCTCCGTCCTGGGGCTCTTGCTCCAGAAGCTGCGCGATGACGGCTGCAAAGCCTATTACCTGAAAGGTGAGGTGCCCCCCGCCCTTCCTCCCGCCGCGTCCCGCTCCCGCAGCCCTTGTCCGCGTCccgctcctgcagcccctgaccGGCCGCTGTATCCCCGGCGCCCATCCCCTAGCCGGCCGGAGGCGGCTGGATTGTTTTGcttcctcccctcaccccctgtgcctgatttatttttatttttctgtatgtattttttttcccctctcctatGCATCCCGCTTTAATCCCCCGCACAAAATGGTCGCAGGTTGGAAGCAGTCGGGAGCGCCCCGTTTCTTCCTGCGTCGCCTCCCCGGCAGTGGCGGGAGaaaccccccagccccgccgccagGACGGCCCCTCCGGCGCTACCCCGTCCCAAGCCGACCCCggccgggcagcgccggggaGCCCCTCGCCTGCGCTCCCCCGAGAGAGCCTTTCGGGGGCTCTCCTGCGGAAGGGATGGCCGGATTTGCGGGGGGGCAGGAGAGCCCTCTCATATTATTTACCTCTCCCCCGTCTCCGAAAAGCCAGCGCTTGGgttttcctccccctttcctAGGCAGCGCCGGCGGGTTTGGGAAGGGGCAGCCCGGCTGCTCCCCCGGGGCAGGGCGATGGGGAGCGCGGAGCTGCGCTGCGGGGGAGCCGAGCCCCGCACCGCGCACATGCCCCTTCCTGAGGGACTGACGGTGGTTTGGGGACTTCgtgcttgggggttttttttggtttgtggtttttgtttgggttttggttttttcttttttttttttttttggcgattttgaaaaatctcagcgggctgagcagagcccacagctgggctgctgggacCCTTCTCGCatcctcccagtgctcccagtccgGTCGCTGGGTGGCGGGTTTGAGGCAGGAATAACAGGAGAGCggaggagtgtgtgtgtgtgtgtgggagagCGGTCAAGAAAGTTGCCACTTGCGGCTCTTTAAAAAACACTGCTGCTCCGTGATAGACCCTTTTTGGGGAGCCAGGGGAGTCCCTGGTAACGGGTTGGGGTGGCAGTGGAACAGGCAGGTATTTGGGGACCAGCTCATAGGGCTGCACTGCCCACACAGtcctgctttaaaaacatggaGAGGGGGCAAGCACAGGGATTGATCCCGTTCCCCCCTCGatcctcccatccctgcccgTGCCGGTGGGCGAGTCCCCCATCCCATCATCCCATCCCGTTTTGGGGTTTCCCATGGGCTCCGTTGATCCCTCGCTTTGTATTCCTGTTTCTCTCCCCGTCGTTCCTCATCCCTAGGCAGGAAGGAGCGGCTTTGAAGTTACTCCTAAGCTCTCCCTGATGGGCAGGGGAGGAGCTGAGcccctttctctgcctttttccGGGAGCCTCGGTGGGAAATGTTTCCAATTAAAATTCCAAAATGGCTCCTCGGCGCTGTCTGGCGGCGCGGGGGGAGGAAGAGGGCGAGGACGAGCCTTTTTCATGAATGGATGTGGCAGGAGCTGTCTGTCCTGCTCAGTGACCCCGCCACAACCGCCGAACCCGCTAACGAAGTTTCCAGGAGCCTTTTCTAATTAAACCATTTGTCAGTGTCAGATCCCGATGGCTGAGCTCCGGTTTAATATTGCCTGGAAAGGAGGTAGATCGGCGGTGGGGTTTTTGCTTCCCTAcctctgccttccttcccaAGCCGCTGAGCCGAGGAGCCAGAGAAAAGGACTTAAGGGAAGATATGTAGAGTCCCATCCCTCCGCACTCCTGATGTGGTTTGGGTGAAGAACAAACCTGTGACACTGCCCTGTCACAAAACGTGTTTGTTGTGATAAAATAGCTGTGAGGATCACTCTTTGGCAAAACTTTAgggtctttttttctgtgtgaagatGTATTCTTTCATTGGGGCTTGGTGGTTGTTCTTGATTTATCTTTTCAGACACAGATACTTTTGTGCTTTCCTATCTAGGTGGCACAGTAGCTCTTGCCTAAACTGCCCCAGACCCGTATTTTGAGAAACTAAACAAGGCAAGATTGTCTCTTgacactgattttatttttggatgTTTGTTTCTTTCGTGGTTGAGATTTGGCCCGTATTTATCACCAGCAATATCAAACTTTGTAAGAAACACTCTTTGGTTTCTTGAGACCAGTTTGCTCAGTAGCAGTTTGCCCAGGGAAGATGAGGGAGCAGGGGAATGCCTTTCTTGGTGTGAAGTTGAAGGGATACCAACTTTTTGCTGGCAGAGACTTTCAAAGTGACATGCACATGTGTACAGGTAGAAGAATTTCCCATTCTGAAgaataaaacatctttttctctctgtctctccccttccctctctcctttccctcttcccaggtGGCTTTAACAAGTTTCAGACCGAATATTCTGAGCACTGCGAGACGAACCTCGACAGCTCCTCGCCCAGCAACTCTCCCCCAGCGTCGGTCCTTGGCTTGGGAGGGCTGCGGATAAGTTCCGACTGCTCGGATGGCGAATCCGACAGGGaacccagcagtgccacagagtCAGACGGGAGTCCCATCCCTAACAATCAGCCTGCCTTTCCGGTCCAGATCCTACCTTACCTGTACCTGGGCTGTGCCAAAGATTCGACCAACTTGGACGTCCTGGGCAAATACGGCATTAAATACATCCTGAATGTGACTCCTAACCTGCCAAACATGTTTGAGCATGACGGGGAGTTCAAGTACAAGCAGATCCCCATCTCAGATCACTGGAGCCAGAACCTCTCGCAGTTCTTTCCCGAGGCCATTGCTTTCATTGGTAGGTAGTTGGCAAAACATCTCTTTTCACACTCACCGCTTGGGAATGTGGTGTGCCGCTTCCCAGGGCTGTTGCTCATCCCCAGCCTCACCTCTCCAGGGCACGGCATcggcaccagcagcagcttaGCAGCTGAGTGTCGTGCTGCCAAGGTGGCACTTCTGATGTGTGTCACCCTGGCTGGGTTCAGGGAGGCCTCCCCTTCCCAAATTCAGCCCTCTTGCAGCACCTCAGCTGAGTTACCTGCAAGTGGTCGGACCGGCCCCGCTGCCTCTTGCCCTTGTATGGGGATTTCCACTTGAGAGAAGTGGCTGAACCCAGGCACTGGGGAGCTCCTTTGCCTGCTTTGCTTCGAGGAATGAGTGTTGATGGGAGTTGCATTAATGTGACTGGTGCCAGCGATTCCTTAGCCCCAAGTGTGGttaaaagtgtgtgtgtgttttcccaAGGGGATTTGCTAGTCTAGTTGGGATCCTGCTGTAAGTCACCCTAGCATAACTAACTCCTTGTATGGATACTTCTCCTAAGGTAAGTGTCAACACAATGAGTTAGTGATTATAATTGTACTGCAGAGCTCAGATagaaaagctgctctgcagacagcCCCCGAGACAGCTTTGGCTGGTGAGGGGGGGTGGTGCAGGGAGGCAGATCTCTTCTCTCAGGCTGGTCTTGACTTTGAAAATTGCTTCTTATTCTCTGGGAAGTGTGTGTCAGGCTGATACACCTCCAGCCTGACCTGTGCTGTTTGCTTGTGACAGTCATTGGTCTAATCAGTTCTGTTTTAGGGGTGTGAATGGCACAGGTAGTAATACCCCCATTAACTATTAAAAGCCCCATGGATTCGTATCTGATTGAAAGCACTGATATAGATAAAGGAGAAGGGGGACCTTTACCTTCAGACTGAAACCTGTGCAGCccatttcagtgctgctttgtTGCCCTGGTTTCAGACCCGAGTGCTTGTGCTTGCTGTACCATAAGGCCTGAAATGGGGCAGAGCATTAGTAGATCCTTGGCTGCTCTTCAGCCTTCGGAAGCCCGGTTCCCACATGCTCTCCTTTGCCCCCAGCTTCTGACCTCTGGTAATATGGTTGTGGTCAGAAGCAGCTGCTTCAGTGTGGCAACAGGGACCCGTCTGATGTCCCGTCCGCACTTCCTGCGCTGAGCGTGGTGTGAAACGTCAGGGGTGAGGTACCGGGTTCCTGCTGACATGTGGCATTTGGGATCCCTCTGAGCCAGTCAGTCCCTGTCTCTGTGCACACCGAGCTTGTGCTTTCCAGTTAATGACAGGAAATGGAGGATTACCTCACTCTAAAATCAAACACCAAGAAATGCTGTGCAGGTGAGATGAAAGCCGAAAATGTCTGGAAAAATGTTGAATGAGAGAGCCTGTGAGGAGGGCTGGGTACACTGGGGGGTGACTGCCCACCATCCTGGAAATTCTTGCCCAGTTTTGGAGGCTGGGCAGAAATTCTGTTGTGGCTTGAgtctggattttgttttgcCTACATCTTCCTTGCCCTTCCCTGCACTTGTGGTGCCAGAGTGTCTCTTACCTCTGGCTTCTCCCGAGGatcctttttctcctgccacCTTCTGCATCCCCGCCAAGCTCTCAGTGAAATGACTGACTTCAAATAGGGCTGCCCAGAAGTAAGCAGTGCTGGGTACTTGCGTGCATTCAGTGCTCTCAGTGGCGTGTCCCTCTTTCAGCACTAAGATGTCAATTCATAAAGGGATCACGCTGTTCCGGCTGTGCGAGAGAcaatgagtgtgtgtgtgcttttcaGTCGGTGGCAAGGGAGGGGAAATTTCGCCGCTGTTCTCTCGCCATTTTTTGGTCCAGCCTGCATTCCTGCTTCCCGCTACCATTCATCCTGAGAGTCTCCTCCAACACAAGCGTTTGTTTGTAGTGAAGTGCATTTCTGTCGATCCTAAAGAACAGTTTCACAATAAGGGAAGTTCCTGCACTTCAGACTCTTGCTTAAATTGGCATCAACTACGTTCATGTAACTTTCTAGTGGAAGGAGGACAAGAACAGCAGAAGAGAATAATAGCTCAtgtcctgctgggctgcagccttGCACTGAGTGCACAGCCTTCCCCAGTTAGTTGGTGCTGAGGTGGGTGTGCTGTGCCCAACCACCAGCATCTCCCTGGAGCTGTTGTCTCCAGCTCCATCTGCCTCCTGTGGGTTACTCCAGCTCTCTGAATAGAGGACACCGATGCTCTCTAGGCGAGGGATGTGTTGCTAGACTTGATTCATACTTCTCAAGCATGTGA contains:
- the DUSP7 gene encoding dual specificity protein phosphatase 7 produces the protein MKTQVWGSSPRAPMAAAMPCKSAEWLQEELESGGGRSLLLLDCRPHELFESSHIETAINLAIPGLMLRRLKKGNLPIRSIIPNHEDKERFVKRCKADTVLLYDEATADWQDSGAATSVLGLLLQKLRDDGCKAYYLKGGFNKFQTEYSEHCETNLDSSSPSNSPPASVLGLGGLRISSDCSDGESDREPSSATESDGSPIPNNQPAFPVQILPYLYLGCAKDSTNLDVLGKYGIKYILNVTPNLPNMFEHDGEFKYKQIPISDHWSQNLSQFFPEAIAFIDEARSKKCGILVHCLAGISRSVTVTVAYLMQKLNLSLNDAYDFVKRKKSNISPNFNFMGQLLDFERTLGLNSPCDNRSPSEQLYFTTPTNHNLFQLNTLEST